A single window of Leptospira semungkisensis DNA harbors:
- a CDS encoding DsbA family protein — protein sequence MKLPKRVILATSLLLFASFGQNIAENSPKKQEDPVSNIFVQVNGKTFTILDVEKEMSQEYSDFVQDTNDRIFQLLETLGVRKMLILEAKEKQLTLQEYSNQIHSSAKIPSENELKDLYQQLKNDGQISDTFEKTRPQLLDYLVTVNQENVMRDEINRLKKKYKYVAKRPNILKEADILGEPTRGGKNAKITIVEFSDFECPFCLKSQAINREIRKKYGDKIKWVFKDFPLSFHSRAMGAHIAANCVYRQNQEKYWTYFDMLFADVRPQEILTPAWLEQKAKDLKLDMNAYKACLKDESIQKEIEEDITEAARLGIKGTPTFIINGRMMEGAQPAEVFESYFDSLND from the coding sequence ATGAAACTTCCTAAAAGAGTGATTTTAGCGACTTCCTTATTATTATTTGCATCCTTCGGACAAAACATCGCGGAGAATTCTCCTAAAAAGCAAGAAGATCCAGTATCTAATATTTTCGTTCAAGTAAACGGTAAGACCTTCACCATTCTAGATGTGGAGAAGGAGATGAGTCAGGAATACTCGGATTTTGTTCAGGACACTAACGATCGCATTTTCCAGTTACTCGAAACTCTGGGTGTGCGCAAGATGCTGATCCTAGAGGCTAAAGAAAAGCAACTTACCTTACAGGAATATTCCAATCAGATCCACAGCTCTGCAAAGATCCCTTCTGAAAACGAGCTAAAAGATCTGTACCAGCAATTGAAGAATGACGGGCAGATCTCAGACACTTTCGAAAAGACAAGACCGCAATTGTTGGATTATCTTGTTACGGTAAATCAAGAAAACGTAATGAGAGATGAGATCAATCGTCTCAAGAAGAAATACAAATACGTCGCTAAGCGTCCTAACATTCTGAAAGAAGCTGATATACTGGGAGAACCTACTCGAGGAGGAAAAAATGCTAAGATCACAATCGTAGAATTTTCCGACTTCGAATGCCCCTTTTGTCTCAAGTCTCAAGCGATCAATCGAGAGATCAGAAAGAAATACGGGGATAAGATCAAATGGGTCTTCAAGGATTTTCCCTTAAGCTTTCATTCTAGGGCAATGGGAGCTCATATTGCTGCGAATTGCGTGTATCGTCAGAACCAGGAGAAATACTGGACCTATTTCGATATGCTATTTGCGGATGTTAGGCCTCAGGAAATATTGACTCCCGCTTGGTTGGAACAAAAGGCAAAGGACTTAAAGCTGGATATGAATGCTTATAAGGCCTGCCTCAAAGACGAATCGATCCAAAAAGAGATCGAAGAGGATATCACCGAGGCGGCTCGGTTAGGGATCAAAGGGACTCCTACCTTCATCATCAATGGAAGAATGATGGAAGGAGCCCAACCTGCAGAGGTATTTGAGAGTTATTTTGACTCTCTGAACGATTAA
- a CDS encoding flavin-containing monooxygenase — protein MLDNGKKDPSISIAIVGTGFGGLAAAIQLKKNGFHNIKIFEKSNSVGGTWRENTYPGAACDVPSHLYSFSFEPNPNWPRKYSAQPEILAYLQHCAKKYDIIPHIQFQTEIESANWDENSGVWKIRTTKNESFEYNIFISAVGQLNRPALPELKGLETFSGKIFHSANWDPSYNFAGKNVAAVGTGASAIQFIPQIVNQGANVTIFQRTAPWVVPKPDREYFGFEKFLFKYLPGYRLLHRFQIYIWNEIRMIAFQKNNHANKIVKWMSLSHMRKFIKDPKLREILTPDYPVGCKRILLSNDYYEALAKPNVSVTSESISEIQKDGILTKDGQFRKFDALVFGTGFKATEFLSPMKIKGVQNLDLNDAWKSGAEAYLGVAVSGFPNFYILYGPNTNLAHNSIVFMIESQVRYIISALQEMRKKGIRSLTPKKQTMKNYNESLGSKFDKFVWDTGCTSWYINESGKNTNNWPGHTYEYSFRTRKIDLNGYDIA, from the coding sequence ATGCTGGATAACGGAAAGAAAGATCCCTCAATTTCCATTGCAATCGTAGGAACTGGCTTTGGCGGTCTCGCTGCGGCTATTCAATTGAAGAAGAATGGGTTTCACAATATTAAGATTTTTGAAAAATCAAATTCTGTAGGAGGAACTTGGAGAGAGAATACCTACCCTGGCGCAGCCTGCGATGTGCCTTCTCATCTTTATTCTTTTTCTTTTGAGCCGAATCCGAATTGGCCTAGAAAATATTCCGCTCAACCGGAGATCCTCGCCTACTTACAACATTGTGCAAAGAAGTATGATATCATTCCTCATATCCAATTTCAAACGGAGATAGAATCCGCAAACTGGGATGAGAATTCAGGAGTTTGGAAGATACGCACAACCAAGAACGAATCCTTTGAATATAATATCTTTATATCTGCAGTAGGACAATTGAATCGCCCTGCTCTGCCAGAGCTAAAAGGATTAGAGACTTTCTCCGGAAAAATATTCCATTCGGCAAATTGGGATCCCTCTTATAATTTTGCGGGCAAGAACGTGGCAGCTGTGGGTACCGGTGCAAGTGCGATCCAGTTCATTCCTCAAATTGTAAACCAAGGAGCGAACGTCACGATCTTTCAACGCACAGCTCCTTGGGTGGTTCCTAAGCCGGATCGTGAATATTTTGGGTTCGAAAAATTCCTATTTAAGTATCTTCCTGGATACAGACTTCTTCATAGATTCCAAATCTATATATGGAATGAAATTAGGATGATTGCTTTCCAGAAGAACAATCATGCTAACAAGATCGTAAAATGGATGAGTCTTTCTCACATGAGAAAGTTCATCAAAGATCCGAAACTCAGAGAGATCTTAACTCCTGACTATCCCGTGGGTTGTAAGAGAATTCTTCTCTCCAACGATTATTACGAAGCATTAGCAAAACCGAATGTTTCTGTTACTTCCGAATCGATCTCCGAGATACAGAAAGATGGTATCCTAACCAAGGATGGTCAATTTAGAAAATTCGATGCTTTGGTTTTCGGGACTGGCTTTAAGGCCACCGAGTTCCTTTCTCCTATGAAGATAAAAGGAGTTCAGAATTTAGATTTGAACGATGCATGGAAGTCCGGAGCAGAAGCATATCTAGGAGTTGCTGTTTCCGGTTTTCCGAATTTCTATATCTTGTATGGACCGAATACAAATCTCGCTCACAATTCCATCGTATTCATGATAGAATCTCAGGTCCGTTATATCATCTCCGCCTTGCAAGAAATGAGAAAGAAAGGCATCCGTTCTCTGACTCCCAAGAAACAGACCATGAAGAATTATAACGAATCATTGGGATCTAAATTCGACAAATTCGTTTGGGATACCGGTTGCACTAGTTGGTACATCAACGAATCCGGAAAGAATACGAATAATTGGCCAGGACATACTTACGAGTACAGCTTTCGAACTCGCAAGATTGATCTGAATGGATATGATATCGCTTAA